A single genomic interval of Microbacterium hydrocarbonoxydans harbors:
- a CDS encoding glyceraldehyde-3-phosphate dehydrogenase translates to MNVTAAPHDDWTAREELAERMIPLIGALKRERDVVTSLHGHRLLGLSATGIVELHDRVAQLGHGQLAVDETLAVLEAVHALAPGASSLDLARLVEGHADSDEPLDAYLADVLAPAVGAVAATPTDVVLYGFGRIGRLLARILIAHNGGGSGLRLRAIVVRRGSDNDLVKRASLLLRDSVHGRFAGSVTVDEEAEQIIANGTRIQVIYSDDPSTIDYTAYGIADAIVVDNTGRWRDEAGLRRHLEATGVARVLLTAPGKGALKNIVHGINDRAITPEDRIITAASCTTNAITPVLKAVDEAYGIVRGHVETVHSFTNDQNLIDNFHSGDRRGRSAVLNMVITETGAAKAVARALPELEGKLTGSAIRVPTPDVSLAVLHLSLERPAVRDELNDYLRRVSLHSKLRQQIDYVESPEVVSTDFVGSHRAGIVDGLATIANDRDVVLYVWYDNEYGYSCQVIRVLEVMAGSHPVVLPERREVTLHA, encoded by the coding sequence ATGAACGTAACCGCCGCACCCCACGACGACTGGACGGCGAGAGAAGAGCTGGCAGAGCGGATGATCCCGCTCATCGGCGCGCTCAAGCGCGAACGTGACGTGGTCACCTCGCTCCATGGCCACCGGCTCCTGGGGCTCTCCGCGACCGGCATCGTCGAACTCCACGACAGGGTCGCGCAGCTCGGACACGGACAGCTCGCCGTCGACGAGACGCTCGCGGTCCTCGAAGCCGTGCACGCGCTCGCCCCCGGTGCGTCCTCGCTCGACCTCGCCCGTCTCGTCGAGGGGCACGCCGACAGCGACGAGCCGCTCGACGCCTACCTCGCCGACGTGCTCGCTCCGGCGGTCGGGGCGGTCGCGGCGACCCCCACCGACGTCGTCCTGTACGGGTTCGGGCGCATCGGGCGTCTGCTCGCTCGCATCCTGATCGCGCACAACGGGGGCGGCAGCGGTCTGCGTCTGCGTGCCATCGTCGTGCGGCGCGGGTCGGACAACGACCTCGTCAAGCGCGCCTCTCTCCTGCTGCGCGACTCGGTGCACGGGCGTTTCGCCGGCTCCGTCACGGTCGATGAGGAGGCGGAGCAGATCATCGCCAACGGCACCCGGATCCAGGTGATCTACTCCGACGACCCCTCCACCATCGACTACACCGCGTACGGGATCGCGGACGCGATCGTCGTCGACAACACCGGCCGCTGGCGCGACGAGGCGGGTCTCCGTCGTCACCTCGAAGCCACCGGCGTCGCCAGGGTGCTGCTCACGGCGCCGGGCAAGGGCGCGCTGAAGAACATCGTGCACGGCATCAACGACCGTGCGATCACGCCCGAGGACCGCATCATCACGGCCGCCTCGTGCACCACCAATGCGATCACGCCGGTCCTGAAGGCGGTGGACGAGGCCTACGGGATCGTGCGCGGCCACGTCGAGACCGTCCACTCGTTCACGAACGATCAGAACCTGATCGACAACTTCCACAGCGGCGACCGGCGAGGGCGCTCGGCGGTGCTGAACATGGTGATCACCGAGACCGGCGCCGCGAAGGCCGTCGCCAGGGCGCTTCCGGAGCTCGAGGGCAAGCTGACGGGATCCGCGATCCGGGTGCCCACGCCCGACGTGTCGCTGGCCGTGCTGCACCTGAGCCTCGAGCGCCCCGCGGTGCGGGACGAGCTGAACGACTACCTGCGCCGCGTCTCGCTGCACTCCAAACTCCGTCAGCAGATCGACTACGTCGAGAGTCCGGAGGTCGTGTCGACGGACTTCGTCGGATCCCACCGTGCCGGGATCGTCGACGGCCTCGCGACCATCGCGAACGACCGTGATGTCGTGCTCTACGTCTGGTACGACAACGAGTACGGCTACTCCTGCCAGGTCATCCGCGTGCTCGAGGTCATGGCGGGCTCGCATCCGGTCGTGCTGCCCGAGCGTCGTGAGGTGACGCTGCACGCCTGA
- a CDS encoding DMT family transporter: protein MTETTVRSAWPPLLIAIALEVTATLSLRAAEGFAHPFWLIPVVVGYSGSLWLLSVVLDRGMPVGVAYGIWSAIGVVLTAVMGTVLFGEFLGTVQIIGIGAIVVGVLLVELGSHPRERSPEAAA, encoded by the coding sequence ATGACAGAGACGACCGTCCGATCCGCCTGGCCTCCGCTGCTGATCGCGATCGCGCTGGAGGTCACGGCGACGCTGTCGCTGCGAGCCGCCGAGGGGTTCGCCCACCCCTTCTGGCTGATCCCAGTGGTGGTCGGCTACTCCGGCTCGCTGTGGCTCCTGTCCGTCGTGCTCGATCGCGGGATGCCGGTGGGCGTCGCCTACGGAATCTGGTCGGCCATCGGCGTCGTGCTCACCGCCGTGATGGGGACGGTGCTCTTCGGCGAGTTCCTCGGCACCGTCCAGATCATCGGCATCGGGGCGATCGTGGTGGGCGTCCTGCTGGTCGAGCTCGGGTCGCATCCCCGCGAACGCTCCCCCGAGGCCGCGGCATGA
- a CDS encoding DMT family transporter translates to MTWVLLALAIASEVTATLSLRASEGLRRRRWIPVIVIGYLAAFTLLGTILALGMPVGVAYGVWAAAGVAITAVLGRVIFKDHFSVLMAIGVALIALGVALIEFGGAH, encoded by the coding sequence ATGACCTGGGTGCTGCTCGCCCTGGCGATCGCGAGCGAGGTCACCGCGACCCTGAGCCTGCGGGCCTCGGAAGGACTGCGCCGCCGACGCTGGATCCCCGTCATCGTGATCGGGTACCTCGCCGCCTTCACACTGCTCGGCACCATCCTCGCCCTGGGGATGCCGGTGGGCGTCGCCTACGGAGTGTGGGCCGCAGCCGGTGTGGCGATCACCGCGGTACTCGGACGCGTGATCTTCAAGGACCACTTCTCCGTGCTGATGGCCATCGGCGTCGCGCTCATCGCCCTCGGCGTCGCTCTGATCGAATTCGGCGGGGCGCACTGA
- a CDS encoding SDR family oxidoreductase, with translation MPLALITGAARADSIAAGIVPRLRAAGWTVVTSDLADADIHADLSTHDGPDALVAETNRRHGTISALILSHAHDVESGVLDTTAASFDRHVAVNARASLLLIAAFARQAGPDGGAVVALTSDHVTGNLPYGASKGALDRIVISAARELGPRRISANVLNPGPIDTGWMDDETRQALAAATPLGRLGTPADVAAAVEFLVSDEGRWISGQLLKTDGAFSAQF, from the coding sequence ATGCCCCTCGCACTGATCACCGGCGCCGCGCGCGCCGACAGCATCGCGGCAGGAATCGTCCCACGGCTCCGGGCCGCGGGATGGACAGTCGTCACGAGCGATCTCGCCGACGCCGACATCCATGCCGACCTGTCGACGCACGACGGCCCGGACGCGCTCGTCGCCGAGACCAACCGCCGCCACGGCACGATCTCCGCGCTGATCCTCAGTCATGCGCATGACGTCGAGTCGGGCGTCCTCGACACCACCGCGGCCAGCTTCGACCGACACGTGGCCGTGAACGCGCGAGCGAGCCTGCTGCTGATCGCGGCCTTCGCCCGGCAGGCCGGGCCTGACGGCGGCGCGGTCGTCGCGCTCACGAGCGACCACGTCACCGGCAACCTCCCCTACGGCGCTTCGAAGGGCGCCCTGGATCGGATCGTCATCTCGGCGGCGCGTGAACTCGGTCCACGTCGGATCTCCGCGAACGTGCTCAACCCGGGTCCGATCGACACCGGATGGATGGACGACGAGACCCGACAGGCGCTCGCCGCCGCGACACCGCTCGGCCGACTCGGCACGCCCGCCGACGTCGCGGCCGCGGTCGAGTTCCTGGTCTCGGACGAAGGACGTTGGATCTCCGGACAGCTGCTCAAGACCGACGGGGCGTTCTCCGCGCAGTTCTAA
- a CDS encoding TetR/AcrR family transcriptional regulator codes for MPRVVDHDERRRQIAEALLVVAARDGHENVSSRAVAKELGVATGSLWHYFDGFDDVIRAAAAEVTRRTDQRIAEATAGLRGLALLDALMREVLPVDERTRTEAHVVVGFWGRLATLAPTADAGAPTLATWQDSIRAALAQAIDDGELAPATPTAAVMALLRSITYGQQVVEVTEPQDADAHLAVLDSILAPWRI; via the coding sequence GTGCCCCGTGTCGTCGATCACGATGAGCGCCGCCGGCAGATCGCCGAGGCGCTGCTCGTCGTCGCCGCTCGCGATGGGCATGAGAACGTGTCGTCCCGCGCCGTCGCCAAGGAGCTGGGCGTCGCGACCGGATCACTCTGGCACTACTTCGACGGCTTCGATGACGTGATCCGCGCCGCGGCCGCCGAGGTCACCCGTCGCACCGACCAGCGGATCGCCGAGGCGACCGCAGGACTCCGGGGCCTCGCCCTGCTCGACGCCCTCATGCGCGAGGTGCTTCCGGTCGACGAGCGCACCCGCACGGAGGCCCACGTGGTGGTCGGCTTCTGGGGGCGGCTCGCCACCCTCGCCCCGACAGCGGATGCCGGGGCGCCGACGCTCGCGACGTGGCAGGACAGCATCCGCGCAGCCCTCGCTCAGGCGATCGACGACGGCGAGCTGGCACCGGCGACGCCCACCGCCGCCGTGATGGCCCTGCTGCGTTCGATCACCTACGGCCAGCAGGTCGTCGAGGTCACCGAGCCCCAGGATGCCGACGCGCACCTCGCGGTGCTCGACAGCATCCTCGCGCCCTGGCGCATCTGA
- a CDS encoding primary-amine oxidase, with product MSHPQPVTIDRIATPHPLDPLTGAEIAAARAVLEAAGLLGETVRVPMLLPDEPTKQELAAWTPGSPIDRRVDATLLDITTGVASEVVVSITRAEVLRTERVPTDAPPYGQPQYLFEEYERAEAIAKASPEWQAAMRRRGLEEHMALAFCGPLAPGYTGRADEVGRRVIRSLTFLKYSEDDSPWAHPVEGLVVHIDLTTNSVIRIDDEGDVPVPAGHGNYYPESQGAARTSLKPIEITQPQGPSFDVTGSLVEWENWSMRVGFNAREGLVLHDVAFDGRSVLSRASVPEMVVPYGDTAPGRFWISYFDAGEYLLGKNANHLELGCDCLGVIRYLDGYVADDHGHPVRIPNVICMHEEDYGILWKHTDLAGRSDVRRSRRFVISYFSTIGNYDYGFYWHFYLDGSIEVVAKATGIVFAGAGEPGVRQKHATELAPGVFAPVHQHLFCARLDVAIDGEQNRLFEIDAQRIPMGPENPFGNAFTWSETQLASEHSAQRDADSSVARTWEVQSTTRTNRVGRPTAYHLVPEPTALLMADPASSVAARAAFATKHLWATRHEQGQIWPAGRYPNAHQGGAGLPEYSAADRSLDGEDIVLWHTFGLTHIPRPEDWPIMPVDYAGFWFKPYGFLDQNPAMDVPESSQAHVSADAGCCGGGESCRCDH from the coding sequence ATGTCCCACCCCCAGCCCGTCACGATCGATCGGATCGCCACCCCGCATCCGCTCGACCCCCTCACCGGCGCCGAGATCGCCGCGGCCCGTGCCGTGCTCGAGGCGGCAGGGCTCCTCGGCGAGACCGTCCGCGTGCCGATGCTGCTGCCTGACGAGCCGACCAAGCAGGAGCTCGCGGCCTGGACCCCCGGCTCCCCGATCGACCGCCGGGTCGATGCCACGCTGCTCGACATCACGACGGGTGTGGCGAGCGAGGTCGTCGTCTCGATCACGCGCGCGGAGGTCCTGCGCACCGAGCGCGTGCCCACCGACGCGCCGCCCTACGGCCAGCCTCAGTATCTCTTCGAGGAGTACGAGCGCGCCGAGGCGATCGCCAAGGCATCGCCCGAATGGCAGGCGGCCATGCGGCGTCGCGGTCTCGAGGAGCACATGGCGCTCGCCTTCTGCGGCCCCCTCGCCCCCGGGTACACCGGCCGGGCCGACGAGGTGGGGCGCCGCGTCATCCGCTCGCTGACCTTCCTCAAGTACAGCGAGGACGACTCGCCCTGGGCCCACCCCGTCGAGGGACTCGTCGTGCACATCGACCTCACGACGAACAGCGTGATCCGCATCGACGATGAGGGCGATGTGCCCGTCCCCGCCGGCCACGGCAACTACTACCCCGAGTCACAGGGCGCGGCACGCACGTCGCTGAAGCCGATCGAGATCACCCAGCCGCAGGGTCCGAGCTTCGACGTCACCGGCTCGCTCGTCGAGTGGGAGAACTGGTCGATGCGGGTCGGCTTCAACGCCAGAGAGGGACTCGTGCTGCACGACGTCGCCTTCGACGGCCGGTCGGTGCTGAGCAGGGCCAGTGTGCCCGAGATGGTCGTCCCCTACGGCGACACGGCACCTGGACGCTTCTGGATCAGCTACTTCGATGCCGGCGAGTACCTGCTCGGCAAGAACGCCAACCACCTCGAGCTCGGATGCGACTGCCTCGGCGTCATCCGCTACCTCGACGGCTACGTGGCCGACGACCACGGCCACCCGGTGCGCATCCCGAACGTGATCTGCATGCACGAGGAGGACTACGGCATCCTCTGGAAGCACACCGACCTCGCTGGACGCTCGGACGTCCGCCGCTCCCGCCGCTTCGTGATCTCGTACTTCTCGACGATCGGCAACTACGACTACGGCTTCTACTGGCACTTCTACCTCGACGGCTCGATCGAGGTCGTCGCGAAGGCCACCGGCATCGTGTTCGCCGGCGCCGGGGAGCCGGGCGTGCGCCAGAAGCATGCCACCGAGCTCGCGCCGGGCGTCTTCGCCCCGGTGCACCAGCATCTGTTCTGCGCGCGGCTCGACGTGGCGATCGACGGCGAGCAGAACCGCCTGTTCGAGATCGACGCGCAGCGCATCCCCATGGGACCGGAGAACCCCTTCGGCAATGCCTTCACGTGGTCCGAGACCCAGCTCGCCTCCGAGCACTCCGCACAGCGCGACGCGGATTCATCCGTGGCGCGCACCTGGGAGGTGCAGAGCACCACTCGCACCAACCGCGTGGGACGCCCGACCGCGTACCACCTGGTCCCCGAGCCGACCGCGTTGCTCATGGCCGACCCCGCCTCGTCCGTCGCCGCACGCGCGGCCTTCGCGACCAAGCACCTGTGGGCGACCCGACACGAGCAGGGGCAGATCTGGCCGGCCGGCCGGTATCCGAATGCGCATCAGGGCGGTGCGGGCCTGCCGGAGTACTCCGCCGCAGACCGATCGCTCGACGGCGAGGACATCGTGCTGTGGCACACCTTCGGCCTCACTCACATCCCGCGACCGGAGGACTGGCCGATCATGCCAGTCGACTACGCCGGGTTCTGGTTCAAGCCGTACGGCTTCCTCGACCAGAACCCCGCGATGGACGTCCCCGAGTCCTCTCAGGCGCACGTCTCCGCGGATGCCGGATGCTGCGGCGGCGGGGAGTCGTGCCGCTGCGACCACTGA
- the murQ gene encoding N-acetylmuramic acid 6-phosphate etherase has product MPNENDRLTTLLDVLSTLGTEASATERGDLDLLDTAELVRRMNAEDRLVPEAVAERSAEIADAVDGITPRLREGGRLIYLGAGTAGRIGVLDASECPPTFGTDPSMIVGLIAGGETAIRSAVENAEDDGDAAAASLRELEVGEGDTVVGISASGRTPYVVGGLEFARSVGALTVAIASNTGSEIGRVADIAIEVVTGPEFISGSTRLKSGTAQKLVVNMLTTLSMIKLGKTHHGVMVDLLATNEKLRARSIRTVTELTGAGVDEAAATLDAAGGSVKLAVLMLSTGATADAAAVALQDADGILRVAIASLS; this is encoded by the coding sequence GTGCCGAATGAGAACGACAGACTGACCACGCTCCTCGATGTCCTCTCCACTCTGGGCACCGAGGCCTCGGCCACCGAGCGGGGCGACCTCGACCTGCTCGACACCGCGGAGCTGGTGCGCCGGATGAACGCCGAGGATCGCCTGGTGCCCGAGGCGGTCGCTGAGCGCAGCGCGGAGATCGCCGATGCGGTCGACGGCATCACCCCACGGCTGCGCGAGGGAGGCCGGCTGATCTACCTCGGCGCGGGCACGGCGGGCCGGATCGGTGTCCTGGATGCGAGCGAGTGCCCGCCGACGTTCGGCACCGACCCTTCGATGATCGTCGGTCTCATCGCCGGAGGCGAGACGGCGATCCGCTCCGCGGTCGAGAACGCCGAGGACGACGGGGATGCCGCCGCGGCGTCGCTGCGGGAGCTGGAGGTCGGCGAGGGTGACACGGTGGTCGGGATATCGGCGTCCGGGCGCACGCCCTACGTCGTCGGCGGACTCGAGTTCGCCCGCTCGGTCGGCGCCCTGACCGTGGCCATCGCCTCGAATACGGGGTCGGAGATCGGCCGGGTCGCGGACATCGCGATCGAGGTCGTCACGGGGCCGGAGTTCATCTCGGGGTCGACCAGGTTGAAGTCGGGGACAGCCCAGAAGCTGGTCGTCAACATGCTCACCACGCTGTCGATGATCAAGCTCGGCAAGACCCATCACGGGGTCATGGTCGACCTGCTCGCGACGAACGAGAAGCTGCGGGCCCGGTCGATCCGCACGGTGACCGAACTCACCGGGGCAGGCGTCGACGAGGCCGCGGCGACACTGGATGCCGCGGGCGGCTCGGTCAAGCTCGCGGTGCTGATGCTGTCGACGGGCGCGACGGCGGACGCCGCCGCCGTCGCGCTGCAGGATGCAGACGGCATCCTGCGCGTCGCGATCGCGAGCCTGTCGTGA
- a CDS encoding N-acetylglucosamine kinase, translating to MLSAPALVAVDLGKSRCRAVIAELGGGPEHGLRRDRRPLYDGVGAPGLAAAGGVQAALDAILPLVENLTGGGIGGIMVGAAGAWAAPTAASELAERLAALLRVPAAVTSDVVSAHAGALGGIGGVLLIAGTGAAALGIRDDSAGTRLVDGWGPEVGDFGSGSWLGREALRAVLRASAGLGSDTALSGKVRGVVGETSAVPGWLAQDGSLPRRLATLAPIVLDAAEAGDPVAGEIAAESIRLLTASAVAAAPDAAAPVRTPDAPVPDAPAVALHGGLTQHAWFRSGLESALRAAGRAVLMPSGDALDGALLLAERRDLPHERFVHRAE from the coding sequence ATGCTTTCTGCACCGGCTCTTGTCGCCGTCGATCTCGGCAAGTCGCGCTGCCGTGCGGTGATCGCGGAGCTGGGTGGCGGGCCGGAGCACGGACTCCGCCGCGATCGCCGGCCGCTCTACGACGGCGTCGGTGCTCCCGGGCTGGCCGCAGCCGGGGGCGTGCAGGCCGCGCTCGATGCGATCCTCCCGCTGGTGGAGAACCTCACGGGCGGTGGCATCGGCGGCATCATGGTGGGCGCCGCGGGGGCGTGGGCGGCGCCGACCGCGGCATCCGAACTCGCCGAACGTCTCGCCGCGCTGCTGCGGGTGCCTGCGGCGGTGACCTCCGACGTCGTATCGGCGCACGCCGGAGCACTCGGCGGCATCGGCGGCGTGCTGCTCATCGCCGGCACGGGCGCCGCGGCCCTCGGCATCAGAGATGACTCGGCCGGCACCCGGCTCGTCGACGGATGGGGGCCGGAGGTCGGCGACTTCGGCAGCGGGTCGTGGCTCGGACGCGAGGCGCTGCGGGCGGTCCTGCGCGCCTCGGCGGGCCTGGGATCCGACACCGCACTCAGCGGGAAGGTCCGCGGCGTCGTGGGCGAGACCTCGGCGGTACCCGGCTGGCTCGCGCAGGACGGCTCGCTCCCACGTCGACTCGCGACTCTCGCGCCGATCGTGCTCGATGCGGCCGAGGCGGGCGACCCGGTCGCCGGCGAGATCGCTGCCGAGAGCATCCGGCTGCTCACCGCGTCCGCCGTCGCGGCGGCGCCTGATGCGGCCGCACCTGTACGCACACCTGATGCGCCCGTCCCTGATGCGCCCGCGGTCGCACTGCACGGCGGTCTGACGCAGCACGCCTGGTTCCGCTCTGGCCTGGAGAGCGCCCTGCGCGCCGCCGGACGCGCCGTGCTCATGCCCTCCGGCGATGCCCTCGACGGCGCTCTCCTGCTCGCCGAGCGCCGTGATCTTCCCCATGAAAGGTTCGTCCACCGTGCCGAATGA
- a CDS encoding MurR/RpiR family transcriptional regulator produces the protein MSIQTTIASAAETLPPSLARIARTITNDPSIVVDSTITEIAAACATSVASVVRFCRAVGVGGYAALRMALATELGRESAQFPASAGFGAEISAADTLREATAKVASLELLAIEETIANLDYDALSAAVDAIDSADRILLFGIGASGLVAADLGRKLLRIGHAAIVLSDAHEASAAASLGARKTVAIGISHSGTTRETLHFVQTARAAAATTVGITGARSSTLASDVDQVLIAHAREPRLRAGAMVSRIAQLAVVDCLFVGVAQRRHAHSIHALQRTADATAPLR, from the coding sequence ATGAGCATCCAGACGACGATCGCTTCTGCCGCCGAGACGCTGCCGCCGTCGCTCGCCCGCATCGCCCGCACGATCACGAACGACCCGTCCATCGTCGTCGACAGCACGATCACCGAGATCGCCGCCGCCTGCGCCACGTCGGTCGCCTCCGTGGTCCGCTTCTGCCGTGCGGTCGGCGTCGGGGGCTATGCGGCACTTCGCATGGCGCTGGCGACGGAGCTCGGCCGCGAGTCCGCGCAGTTCCCCGCATCCGCCGGTTTCGGAGCCGAGATCTCCGCGGCAGACACCCTCCGCGAGGCCACCGCCAAGGTCGCGTCCCTGGAGCTTCTGGCGATCGAGGAGACGATCGCGAATCTCGACTACGACGCACTGTCCGCCGCCGTGGATGCGATCGACTCCGCCGACCGCATCCTCCTCTTCGGAATCGGCGCGAGCGGGCTGGTGGCGGCCGATCTCGGGCGCAAGCTGCTGCGCATCGGGCATGCCGCCATCGTGCTGTCGGATGCGCACGAGGCGAGCGCTGCCGCCTCACTCGGCGCCAGGAAGACCGTGGCGATCGGGATCTCGCACTCCGGAACGACCCGCGAGACGCTGCACTTCGTCCAGACCGCTCGGGCAGCGGCCGCGACGACGGTCGGGATCACCGGAGCGCGCTCCTCGACCCTCGCCTCCGACGTCGATCAGGTTCTGATCGCGCACGCTCGCGAGCCCCGACTGCGCGCCGGAGCGATGGTCAGCAGGATCGCTCAGCTCGCCGTGGTGGATTGCCTGTTCGTGGGGGTCGCTCAGCGCCGTCATGCCCATTCGATCCACGCTCTCCAACGCACGGCCGACGCGACAGCGCCGCTGCGGTGA
- a CDS encoding DUF998 domain-containing protein, with amino-acid sequence MRELREKILRVLRQLRGPETADSVFEATALLVGAAFLLLGFLIGLPSFWGREMAISGAGSIGAFAAYGGGGTAVLAFVIGRLVSRPAHVGPDGVRDGFSVPGDRLRWYDLAAIAFAHAAIAYLGWLGIAELLERSFTDAPVFAFPGAVLVAVAFALTAYVTFLSAIALSPLVLSLVLAVFLVVGAFAAMLASSDVHWWRDNLSALGMSTNSASVAFNVTLIIAGVLVTTIARYATAGLPVDDPVDRRGRFIVRGGLILLGIFLACVGLFPVDEFFLLHNTVATGMTVVFGVVVVGLPWFLRAMPRVFVAFGWAYVLVIVLLAAFFAVGYYNLTAVELIVAVLIFSWIIVFLRTAGSVDPARRHASTGR; translated from the coding sequence ATGCGAGAGCTGCGAGAGAAGATCCTGAGGGTGCTGCGACAGCTGCGCGGACCCGAGACAGCCGATTCGGTCTTCGAAGCCACGGCACTCCTCGTCGGAGCCGCCTTTCTGCTGCTCGGCTTCCTCATCGGGCTGCCCTCCTTCTGGGGGCGGGAGATGGCGATCAGCGGTGCAGGATCGATCGGCGCCTTCGCGGCCTACGGTGGCGGCGGCACTGCAGTGCTCGCCTTCGTGATCGGACGGCTCGTGTCCCGGCCCGCCCACGTCGGGCCTGACGGCGTCCGCGACGGTTTCAGCGTTCCCGGGGATCGCCTGCGCTGGTACGACCTGGCGGCCATCGCCTTCGCCCATGCGGCGATCGCCTACCTGGGCTGGCTGGGGATCGCCGAGCTGCTGGAGCGCAGCTTCACCGATGCTCCCGTGTTCGCCTTCCCAGGCGCGGTCCTCGTGGCAGTGGCATTCGCTCTGACCGCGTACGTGACCTTCCTCAGTGCGATCGCCCTCAGCCCGCTGGTGCTGTCGCTCGTGCTGGCCGTGTTCCTCGTCGTCGGGGCCTTCGCAGCGATGCTCGCATCCAGCGACGTGCACTGGTGGCGCGACAACCTCTCGGCCCTCGGGATGAGCACGAACAGCGCCTCGGTCGCCTTCAACGTCACGCTGATCATCGCCGGCGTGCTCGTGACGACCATCGCCCGATACGCCACGGCCGGGCTGCCTGTCGATGACCCGGTCGATCGCCGCGGTCGATTCATCGTGCGCGGTGGACTGATCCTGTTGGGGATCTTTCTCGCCTGCGTCGGGCTCTTCCCGGTCGACGAGTTCTTCCTGCTCCACAACACCGTGGCCACCGGGATGACGGTCGTGTTCGGCGTCGTCGTGGTGGGCCTGCCGTGGTTCCTGCGCGCGATGCCCCGCGTGTTCGTCGCGTTCGGATGGGCGTACGTGCTGGTGATCGTCCTTCTGGCCGCGTTCTTCGCGGTGGGGTACTACAACCTGACGGCCGTCGAGCTGATCGTCGCCGTGCTGATCTTCAGCTGGATCATCGTGTTCCTGCGCACGGCGGGGTCCGTCGATCCCGCCCGTCGCCACGCATCGACAGGGCGCTGA
- a CDS encoding helix-turn-helix domain-containing protein, whose translation MNGAPAAPAESVSTLVARNISEFRAAVSESFVPLQVSTAGPDHFRGVIRGASVDEVHVNEVRATSHIVERTPELIARSDRSFFKLSLMLAGTGLLIQDDREAVLQPGDLAVYDTDRPYSLVFDDDFRTMVVMFPKHLISLPSDMVGQLTAVRISGQGGLGGMVVPYLTQLAGNLDQLAGTTGARLAHSALDLVTTVFTRELGLDEVSADPHRALVQRIRSYIDRNLASTDLGPASIASAHFISTRHLHGLFQEQGVTVSTWIRTRRLEQCRRDLLDPMLADRPVAAVAARWGFVDAAHFSRAFKSAFGISPSEYRSAH comes from the coding sequence ATGAACGGTGCACCTGCTGCCCCTGCCGAATCGGTATCCACGCTCGTCGCGCGCAACATCAGCGAGTTCCGCGCCGCCGTGTCGGAGTCCTTCGTGCCCTTGCAGGTGTCGACGGCAGGTCCCGACCATTTCCGCGGCGTGATCCGCGGCGCCTCGGTCGACGAGGTGCATGTGAACGAGGTGCGGGCGACGTCGCACATCGTCGAACGCACCCCGGAGCTGATCGCGCGCAGCGATCGCTCGTTCTTCAAGCTCAGCCTGATGCTCGCTGGCACCGGTCTGCTGATCCAGGATGACCGCGAAGCCGTGCTCCAGCCCGGGGATCTGGCCGTGTACGACACCGACCGTCCGTACTCGCTCGTCTTCGACGACGACTTCCGCACCATGGTCGTGATGTTCCCGAAGCACCTGATCAGCCTCCCGTCCGACATGGTCGGACAGCTCACCGCCGTGCGGATCTCGGGCCAGGGCGGACTCGGCGGCATGGTCGTCCCGTACCTCACGCAGTTGGCAGGCAACCTCGACCAGCTCGCCGGCACCACGGGGGCGCGACTCGCGCACAGCGCCCTCGACCTGGTCACGACGGTCTTCACCCGCGAGCTCGGCCTCGACGAGGTCTCCGCCGATCCGCATCGCGCGCTGGTGCAGCGCATCCGCTCGTACATCGACCGCAACCTCGCGTCGACCGACCTCGGCCCCGCCTCGATCGCCTCGGCGCATTTCATCTCGACCCGCCATCTGCACGGACTCTTCCAGGAGCAGGGCGTGACGGTGTCGACCTGGATCCGCACGCGGCGCCTCGAGCAGTGCCGACGCGACCTCCTCGATCCGATGCTGGCCGACCGTCCGGTCGCCGCGGTCGCGGCCCGCTGGGGCTTCGTCGACGCCGCGCACTTCAGCCGGGCGTTCAAGTCCGCCTTCGGCATCTCCCCCAGCGAATACCGCTCCGCGCACTGA